The genomic DNA TCGAGCTGGACGACGATGTCCGCGCCCAGCCGCCTGCGCACCTCGTCCGCGTGCGCGGCCACCCCTTCGGCCAGCGACTCGGACAGATCGCGCACGGCGCCGGGATCGGTGAGCGCGCGATGACCGGAGGGCAGTTCGATCTGCGCGGCCAGGGTCAGCGGGCCTGCCGCCTGCAGCTTGATCACCCGGCCCGTGCCCGCCGCCCCCGACGTCTCCCACACTTCTTCGAGGGCGTCGAGATCGGCGCGCAGCAGGTCGCGGGCGCGCCGGGAGACCGCGCCGGGACGGGTGGCCAGCCGGTAGGCACGCGTGCTGGTGTCCAGGCGCATGTCGACCAGCAGGGCCGACATGCGGCCGATCATGTCCGCGCCGATGCCGCGGGCGGGCAGCTCGACCAGATGCGCCAGGTCCGGCAGTTCCCCGAGGATGGTCGCCGCGGCCTCGCGGGGATCGGTGCCCGGCCAGGAACCCATGCCGGTGCTGATGCCGCCGCGCAAGATCTCCGGCGCCTGCGCCGTCTCGTCGCGCGCCGACACGCTCCCCGCCTCGGTTACCTCGGAACCACTGCTCCGCGTCCCGTTTTCGCTCACCACCACTCGCCCCTCACCCACGATGCATCGTTTCCGGCGCCGACCTCATGACGGCATTGTGCTCGCGATCGGCGCCGCCCTCGCCATCGGTCCGCCACGCGCCGCCGCGGGCCGGGCAGCGGCTCGACGGCGTGCGGCGGTCGCGTCACCGCGCGGTCGCGTCGGCGGGGATCTCCGCGATGCGGTTCGCGCGGTCGGTGCCGGTGATGGTGCCGCTGCCGACGACCTCGTCGCCTGCCTCGTCCGGGCGGTACAGCACCACGGCCTGCCCCTTCGCGACGCCGGTCAACGGCTTACGCAGGCGGACCAGTAGTCCCCCGTCGACGGATTCGGCGACGGCGGGAGCGGTGCCGCCGTGCGCGCGTACCTGGGCCACGCACTCGAACGGACCCTCGGGCGTCCGGCCGGAGGTCCAGATCGCCCGCTCCGCGCGCACCTGCCAGACCTGCAGGTCCTCGGCCGAGCCGACCCGCACCGTGCCCGAATCGGGGTCGATGTCGGTCACGTAGCGGGGCTTGCCGTCGGCGGCGGGGCCGGGCAGCCCCAGCCCTTTGCGCTGACCGATGGTGAAGCCGTGCACGCCCTCGTGCTCGGCGAGCACCCGGCCGTCGGTGTCGACCAGCGCGCCCGGCCTGATGCCGATCCTGGCGCCGAGGAAGGCGCGGGTGTCACCGGAGGGGATGAAGCAGATGTCGTGGCTGTCGGGCTTGTTCGCCACCGCCAGGCCGCGCTCGGCCGCTTCTTCGCGGATCCGCGGCTTCGGGGTGTCGCCGACCGGGAACATCGCGCGCGAGAGTTGCTCGGCGGTGAGCACAGCCAGCACGTAGGACTGGTCCTTGTCGGCGTCGACGGCGCGGCGCAGCACGCCGTCGGACAGCCGGGCGTAGTGACCGGTCACCACGGCGTCGAAGCCGAGCGCGACGGCACGGTCGGCCAGCGCGGCGAACTTGATCTTCTCGTTGCAGCGCAGGCACGGATTCGGCGTCTCCCCCGCGGCGTAGGCGGCGACGAAATCGTCGATGA from Nocardia higoensis includes the following:
- the mnmA gene encoding tRNA 2-thiouridine(34) synthase MnmA, which produces MRVLAAMSGGVDSAVAAARAVDAGHEVVGVHLALSAEPGTLRTGSRGCCSKEDAGDARRAADVLGIPFYVWDFADRFKEDVIDDFVAAYAAGETPNPCLRCNEKIKFAALADRAVALGFDAVVTGHYARLSDGVLRRAVDADKDQSYVLAVLTAEQLSRAMFPVGDTPKPRIREEAAERGLAVANKPDSHDICFIPSGDTRAFLGARIGIRPGALVDTDGRVLAEHEGVHGFTIGQRKGLGLPGPAADGKPRYVTDIDPDSGTVRVGSAEDLQVWQVRAERAIWTSGRTPEGPFECVAQVRAHGGTAPAVAESVDGGLLVRLRKPLTGVAKGQAVVLYRPDEAGDEVVGSGTITGTDRANRIAEIPADATAR